A window from Limisphaera ngatamarikiensis encodes these proteins:
- a CDS encoding DUF2905 domain-containing protein has protein sequence MEPMDFHAMKELGKLLVMAGLMLAVVGVLLWTGWGRGWLGRLPGDIHYTRGNFSLHFPIVTCLLLSLVLTMLLWLFRR, from the coding sequence ATGGAACCGATGGACTTTCACGCGATGAAGGAGCTGGGCAAGCTGTTGGTGATGGCGGGGCTGATGCTGGCGGTGGTGGGGGTGTTGCTGTGGACCGGCTGGGGCCGCGGTTGGCTGGGCCGATTGCCCGGCGACATCCACTACACGCGAGGGAACTTCAGCCTTCACTTCCCCATTGTGACGTGCCTGCTTCTGAGCCTGGTGTTGACGATGTTGCTGTGGTTGTTCCGGCGATGA
- a CDS encoding hybrid sensor histidine kinase/response regulator → MGRTLRILHLEDDMDYAALVAAWLEEAGWNAQITAVSSLDDFRDSLVRDTFDLILSDFHLPACSGLEALALARQLSPETPFILLSGTAGEAAAVESLRQGATDYVLKQWTDRLLPAVERALHLTEERRRLRALQEEIGRQQRLMRALTENVLDLVVLLDPHGRIRYASPSARAVLGYEPEGWIGQDWCEFVHPEDVGALRSAFESLHSAETRPVRVEFRICHRDGRWRHMESILQNRLHEPDLAGLLMTCRDITERKQAEERFRALFENSPDAIFVLDLNGLVRDANAAARKLTGTSREDLPGRCWFDFLPDAERPTARLLWRQLAAGASPATESHWQGPEDRLTPVEIRARLVHEDNDTFALLIVRDISDRKQAESALRESERLFFSVWENSVDGMCLTDEQGHLVAVNEAFCRLVGMDRSELEGQRFTVIHPPGPQQALLLGQYQQGFRDRSLERRVQHRLTLRNGQTRELELSHTFIESEGRPALLLTLFRDLTAQKALEDQLRHAQKMEAIGQLAGGIAHDFNNLLTVIQGNAHQLLRSHPADSPTHHAAHQIHQAAERAANLTRQLLTFSRRQPLQPRTLDLNELVHHLSRMLGRILGEHIVLRLQFSPQPAWVFADPGMLEQVVLNLVVNARDAMPEGGYLDLRVAVLTQESPGPGPATGPGPGPWVRLEVTDTGCGIPPENLKRIFEPFFTTKEVGKGTGLGLATAYSIVQQHHGWIEVESTVGRGSTFRVYLPHQSQSEPIPEPMTSEPPEPRGSETILVVEDEPSVRELVAALLRHYGYRVLQAANGPEAVEIWARHRDEIDLLLTDLVMPRRMNGRQLAERLWQDRPDLKVIFTSGYSAEVVGEDFLQRPGIVYLQKPYPPAQLARVVRQTLDESPVTA, encoded by the coding sequence ATGGGGCGAACCCTGAGGATTCTCCATCTCGAGGACGACATGGATTACGCGGCCCTTGTGGCCGCATGGCTGGAGGAAGCCGGCTGGAACGCTCAGATCACCGCGGTCAGCAGTCTGGACGATTTCCGCGACAGCCTGGTCCGGGATACGTTCGACCTCATTCTCAGCGACTTTCACCTTCCTGCCTGTTCGGGGCTGGAAGCCCTGGCACTGGCCCGTCAGCTCAGCCCCGAGACACCCTTCATCCTTCTGTCCGGCACCGCCGGCGAGGCCGCCGCCGTGGAAAGCCTCCGGCAGGGTGCCACCGATTACGTGCTGAAACAGTGGACCGACCGGCTCCTGCCAGCCGTCGAACGTGCCCTCCACCTGACCGAGGAACGACGCCGGTTGCGCGCCCTGCAGGAGGAAATCGGCCGCCAACAACGCCTCATGCGGGCCCTGACCGAAAACGTCCTGGACCTGGTCGTGTTGCTGGATCCGCACGGGCGCATCCGGTACGCCAGCCCTTCGGCCCGGGCCGTGCTGGGCTACGAACCCGAGGGCTGGATCGGTCAGGACTGGTGCGAATTCGTCCACCCCGAGGACGTCGGCGCCCTGCGGTCCGCCTTCGAGTCCCTGCACTCGGCCGAAACCCGGCCCGTCCGGGTCGAATTCCGCATCTGCCACAGGGACGGTCGCTGGCGCCACATGGAGTCCATCCTCCAAAACCGCCTCCACGAACCCGACCTGGCCGGTCTCCTCATGACCTGCCGCGATATCACCGAACGCAAACAGGCCGAGGAACGTTTCCGCGCCCTGTTCGAAAACTCGCCCGACGCCATCTTCGTGCTGGATCTGAACGGCCTGGTGCGCGACGCCAACGCCGCAGCCCGCAAGCTGACCGGCACCTCGCGCGAAGACCTCCCCGGCCGGTGCTGGTTCGATTTCCTCCCCGACGCAGAACGTCCCACCGCCCGACTCCTCTGGCGGCAGCTCGCCGCCGGTGCATCACCCGCAACCGAAAGCCACTGGCAGGGCCCCGAAGACCGCCTCACCCCGGTCGAAATCCGCGCCCGCCTCGTCCACGAAGACAACGACACCTTTGCCCTGTTGATCGTCCGGGACATCAGCGACCGGAAACAAGCCGAGTCGGCCCTGCGCGAATCCGAACGCCTGTTTTTCTCCGTCTGGGAGAATTCCGTGGATGGCATGTGCCTGACCGACGAACAGGGCCATCTGGTGGCGGTCAACGAGGCGTTCTGCCGGCTGGTGGGGATGGACCGCTCCGAACTCGAAGGCCAGCGGTTCACCGTGATCCACCCGCCGGGCCCGCAACAGGCGCTTTTGCTCGGTCAATACCAGCAGGGTTTCAGGGATCGTTCGCTCGAACGCCGGGTGCAACACCGACTCACACTCCGCAACGGCCAGACCCGCGAACTGGAACTGAGCCACACCTTCATCGAATCCGAAGGCCGCCCCGCCCTCCTGCTGACCCTGTTCCGCGACCTCACAGCCCAGAAAGCCCTCGAAGACCAGCTCCGCCACGCCCAAAAAATGGAGGCCATCGGACAACTGGCCGGCGGCATCGCCCACGATTTCAACAACCTCCTCACCGTCATCCAGGGCAACGCCCACCAGCTGCTCCGTTCACACCCGGCCGATTCCCCCACCCACCATGCCGCCCACCAGATCCATCAGGCCGCCGAACGCGCCGCCAACCTCACCCGCCAGTTGCTGACCTTCAGCCGTCGCCAGCCACTCCAGCCCCGAACCCTCGACCTCAACGAGCTGGTCCACCACCTCAGCCGCATGCTTGGACGAATCCTGGGCGAGCACATCGTCCTGCGTTTGCAGTTCTCGCCCCAACCCGCCTGGGTCTTCGCCGACCCCGGCATGCTCGAACAGGTCGTGCTCAACCTGGTGGTCAACGCCCGCGACGCCATGCCCGAAGGTGGTTACCTCGACCTGCGCGTGGCCGTGCTCACCCAGGAAAGCCCCGGACCCGGACCCGCCACCGGACCCGGGCCCGGACCGTGGGTCCGACTCGAGGTCACCGACACCGGCTGCGGCATCCCACCCGAAAACCTCAAGCGCATCTTCGAACCCTTCTTCACCACCAAGGAGGTCGGCAAGGGCACCGGCCTGGGCCTGGCCACGGCCTACAGCATTGTCCAGCAGCACCATGGCTGGATCGAAGTCGAGAGCACCGTCGGTCGCGGCAGTACCTTCCGCGTCTACCTGCCCCACCAGAGCCAGTCCGAGCCGATCCCGGAACCCATGACCTCCGAACCGCCCGAACCCCGGGGCAGCGAAACCATCCTCGTGGTCGAGGACGAACCCTCCGTACGCGAACTCGTGGCCGCTCTGCTGCGGCATTACGGCTACCGCGTGCTCCAGGCCGCCAACGGACCGGAAGCAGTCGAAATCTGGGCGCGCCACCGGGACGAAATCGACCTGCTGCTCACCGACCTGGTCATGCCCAGACGCATGAACGGCCGGCAACTGGCGGAGCGACTCTGGCAGGACCGGCCCGATCTCAAGGTCATTTTCACCAGCGGCTACAGCGCCGAGGTTGTGGGCGAAGACTTCCTCCAACGCCCGGGCATCGTCTACCTGCAAAAACCCTATCCACCGGCTCAACTGGCCCGCGTGGTCCGCCAAACCCTCGACGAATCCCCCGTCACCGCCTGA
- the gluQRS gene encoding tRNA glutamyl-Q(34) synthetase GluQRS produces the protein MNSGPSSIPPLPGPKTYRGRLAPSPTGLLHLGHARTFWVAQERARAAGGMLVLRIEDLDRERCRAHWTEAMLEDLRWFGFQWQEGPDLGGPFGPYCQSQRLALYADALAKLKEAGWVYPCRCSRREVRAAARAPHAADEDEPIYPGTCRPVAGAPPPTPDGRVHWRFRVPEGKVIEFIDGACGPQRFVAGVDFGDFIVWRSDGVPAYQLACVVDDAAMQITEVVRGADLLKSTARQLLLYRALGLQPPDFFHCPLVTDAHGHRLAKRHDALSLRTLRARGWQPEQIRQRWAESDLLQTFSAPAAT, from the coding sequence ATGAACTCCGGACCAAGCAGCATCCCGCCGTTGCCAGGGCCGAAAACCTACCGCGGCCGTCTGGCACCCTCACCCACCGGCCTCCTTCACCTGGGCCACGCCCGTACCTTTTGGGTGGCCCAGGAACGGGCACGCGCCGCCGGGGGTATGCTGGTGCTCCGAATCGAGGACCTGGACCGGGAACGATGCAGGGCGCATTGGACGGAAGCGATGCTGGAAGATCTGCGCTGGTTCGGCTTCCAGTGGCAGGAAGGACCCGATCTGGGCGGCCCGTTCGGTCCGTATTGCCAGAGCCAACGGCTCGCCCTGTACGCCGACGCACTCGCGAAACTCAAGGAAGCCGGCTGGGTGTACCCCTGCCGCTGTTCCCGACGCGAAGTGCGGGCCGCCGCCCGTGCCCCGCACGCCGCCGATGAGGATGAACCCATTTACCCGGGCACCTGCCGACCCGTCGCCGGTGCACCCCCACCCACGCCCGACGGACGGGTTCATTGGCGATTCCGCGTGCCCGAGGGAAAGGTCATCGAGTTCATCGACGGCGCCTGCGGTCCGCAACGATTCGTCGCAGGCGTGGACTTTGGGGACTTCATCGTCTGGCGCAGCGATGGTGTGCCCGCCTACCAACTGGCCTGCGTGGTCGACGACGCCGCCATGCAAATCACCGAAGTGGTCCGCGGCGCCGACCTCCTCAAATCCACCGCGCGACAACTTCTGTTGTACCGGGCGCTCGGCCTCCAGCCCCCGGACTTCTTTCACTGTCCCCTGGTCACAGACGCGCACGGCCACCGCCTGGCCAAACGCCACGACGCACTCAGCTTGCGCACCCTCCGCGCCCGCGGCTGGCAACCCGAACAAATCCGCCAGCGGTGGGCCGAGTCGGACCTGCTCCAGACCTTCTCCGCGCCTGCTGCCACCTGA
- a CDS encoding SDR family oxidoreductase — MGWIVTSSPSGAAPEGPPELPLAWVTGAAGLLGHALVRAATAPELPWRVRPLTRQDLDLTDFPALRRLYHRDSPALIIHCAAISRTAACEVDPATARLVNVEVTRQLTELAGSARFVFFSTDLVFDGRKGQYREDDPVHPLSVYAETKVAAEERVRQHPRHLIVRTSLNLGRSPRGDRAFNEELRRAWASGRVTRLFTDEFRSPIAATETARLVWALVQHQATGTLHVAGGERLSRWELGQLLARHWPDLKPLMVPASQKDQPGPPRPPDTSLNCAKAETLLGQPMPAFSSWLASQPPGTL; from the coding sequence ATGGGTTGGATTGTAACTTCTTCTCCGTCCGGAGCCGCCCCCGAAGGCCCTCCGGAGCTGCCCCTGGCCTGGGTCACCGGCGCCGCCGGGTTGCTGGGGCACGCCCTGGTCCGCGCCGCCACGGCTCCCGAATTGCCCTGGAGAGTTCGTCCCCTGACCCGTCAGGATCTGGATCTGACCGATTTCCCGGCACTTCGCCGGCTTTACCATCGCGATTCGCCGGCCCTGATCATCCATTGCGCCGCCATCAGCCGGACCGCCGCGTGCGAGGTCGACCCCGCCACGGCCCGACTCGTCAATGTGGAGGTCACACGGCAACTGACGGAATTGGCCGGGTCGGCCCGGTTTGTGTTTTTCTCCACCGACCTGGTATTCGACGGTCGGAAAGGGCAGTACCGCGAGGACGATCCGGTCCACCCGCTCAGTGTCTATGCGGAAACCAAGGTCGCAGCAGAAGAACGGGTCCGACAGCATCCCCGACATCTGATCGTGCGAACCTCTCTGAACCTGGGCCGGTCGCCCCGGGGCGACCGCGCTTTCAACGAAGAATTGCGCCGGGCATGGGCTTCCGGACGCGTCACCCGACTGTTCACGGATGAGTTCCGCAGCCCCATCGCGGCCACGGAGACAGCCCGATTGGTTTGGGCGCTGGTCCAACACCAGGCTACGGGCACCCTCCACGTGGCCGGTGGCGAGCGGCTCTCCCGGTGGGAACTCGGCCAGCTGCTGGCCCGGCATTGGCCGGACCTCAAACCGCTCATGGTGCCCGCCTCACAAAAGGATCAGCCCGGCCCGCCCCGGCCGCCGGACACCTCCCTGAACTGCGCCAAAGCCGAGACGTTGCTCGGCCAACCCATGCCCGCGTTCAGCTCCTGGCTGGCAAGTCAACCCCCGGGCACGTTGTAA
- a CDS encoding Rrf2 family transcriptional regulator, with protein sequence MKLSLRTEYALRALMTLAEAPNQALLRIQAIAERQRIPKRFLEQILNDLRSGGLVESRRGVSGGYRLARPAHTITVREVIQQFEPAGTTAGRAGSATDAATPEEEALRDLWSRASAAMLAVFEKETLASLCQRAAELRRMRGEPMDYVI encoded by the coding sequence GTGAAACTCTCGCTGCGAACGGAATATGCCCTGCGCGCGTTGATGACCCTGGCCGAGGCACCAAATCAGGCCCTGCTACGGATCCAGGCCATCGCCGAACGCCAGCGCATCCCCAAAAGGTTTCTGGAACAAATCCTCAACGACCTGCGCAGCGGCGGCCTGGTGGAAAGCCGGCGCGGCGTCAGCGGCGGCTATCGGCTGGCCCGCCCCGCCCACACCATCACCGTCCGAGAGGTGATCCAGCAGTTTGAACCGGCCGGAACCACCGCCGGCAGGGCCGGCAGTGCAACCGACGCCGCCACACCCGAAGAGGAAGCGCTCCGCGACCTCTGGAGCCGCGCCAGCGCCGCCATGCTGGCCGTGTTCGAAAAGGAGACCCTGGCCAGCCTCTGCCAACGCGCCGCGGAACTGCGCCGAATGCGCGGCGAACCCATGGACTATGTCATCTGA
- the argJ gene encoding bifunctional glutamate N-acetyltransferase/amino-acid acetyltransferase ArgJ, with translation MREVEGSVTAPLGYQAAGVFCNIKRLGTGKGSDRGPKPDLALIVSDRPALVAGMFTTNQVVAAPVKVCREVVRRGVARAVVANSGNANACTGPQGLADARTMARVAAEVLGIRPQEVLVASTGRIGVPLPMENVEAGIREAARALGRGAPFGAMAAQAIMTSDTRPKEVAYEWTVGGRTYRLGGIAKGAGMIHPRMSPTGRRPAPLPRHATMLAFLTTDASVERRWLQAALTGAVAASFNCITVDGDMSTNDTVLLLANGAAGNDPWTVRSRGFRQFESALHRACLELARMIVRDGEGVHRVVTVRVFGARNARDADAAARAVANSPLVKTSWHGGDPNWGRIMDALGYSTAQVVETKVDIGYAAPGSKDVLWCVKRGRPTSVPFEELCRAVAPTEFELHIRLNLGRGRAVMYAADLTEAYVDFNKGDVTNPASLGG, from the coding sequence ATGCGTGAGGTTGAAGGTTCGGTAACTGCGCCACTGGGTTACCAGGCGGCCGGTGTGTTTTGTAACATCAAACGATTGGGCACGGGCAAAGGGTCGGATCGCGGGCCCAAACCGGATCTGGCGCTGATTGTGTCCGATCGACCGGCGTTGGTGGCGGGGATGTTCACCACCAACCAGGTGGTGGCTGCGCCGGTGAAGGTGTGTCGTGAGGTGGTGCGTCGGGGGGTGGCCCGTGCGGTGGTGGCGAACTCCGGGAACGCAAATGCTTGCACGGGCCCTCAAGGGTTGGCTGACGCCCGGACCATGGCTCGTGTGGCAGCGGAGGTGTTGGGGATTCGCCCGCAGGAGGTGTTGGTGGCCAGCACGGGCCGGATCGGGGTTCCGCTGCCCATGGAGAACGTGGAGGCCGGAATTCGGGAGGCGGCCCGCGCGCTGGGACGGGGCGCCCCGTTCGGGGCCATGGCCGCGCAGGCCATCATGACCAGCGATACCCGGCCGAAAGAAGTCGCCTACGAATGGACCGTGGGCGGGCGGACTTACCGACTGGGCGGGATTGCCAAGGGCGCCGGCATGATCCATCCGCGCATGAGCCCCACCGGACGGCGTCCCGCCCCGTTGCCGCGACATGCTACAATGCTGGCGTTTCTCACCACGGACGCTTCGGTGGAACGGCGCTGGTTGCAGGCGGCTCTGACCGGGGCGGTGGCGGCCAGCTTCAATTGCATCACGGTGGACGGCGACATGAGCACCAACGACACGGTGCTGTTGCTGGCAAACGGCGCCGCCGGGAACGATCCGTGGACCGTACGAAGCCGGGGGTTCCGGCAGTTTGAATCCGCGTTGCATCGGGCCTGCCTGGAGCTGGCCCGGATGATTGTGCGGGATGGGGAGGGCGTGCACCGCGTGGTGACGGTGCGTGTGTTTGGGGCCCGGAACGCCCGGGACGCCGACGCAGCCGCGCGGGCCGTGGCCAACAGTCCCCTGGTCAAGACCAGCTGGCACGGGGGCGACCCCAACTGGGGTCGGATCATGGACGCCCTGGGCTACAGCACGGCGCAGGTGGTGGAAACGAAGGTGGACATCGGGTATGCTGCGCCGGGGTCGAAGGACGTGCTGTGGTGTGTGAAACGGGGGCGGCCCACCTCGGTGCCGTTTGAGGAACTGTGTCGGGCGGTGGCCCCCACGGAGTTTGAGCTGCATATCCGGCTCAACCTGGGCCGCGGCCGGGCCGTGATGTACGCCGCGGACCTGACGGAAGCGTATGTGGATTTCAACAAGGGCGATGTGACCAACCCCGCCTCGCTGGGCGGTTAA
- a CDS encoding SMP-30/gluconolactonase/LRE family protein, giving the protein MKTFTWLICSLCAVTLHAQVPAGLEAVLAPDAKVRKLADGFQFTEGPTADAEGNVFFTDQPNNRILKWSVDGQLSTFLQPAGRANGMCFDRQGRLIACADETNALWRIDVATRRIEVLAWQFEGRPLNGPNDVWVAPNGDLYFTDPYYQRPWWKHKEPPQPGQHVYRLSADGRSLTRVADDLQQPNGIIGSPDGRTLYVADIRAGRTWAYDIRPDGSLAGKRLFCEAGSDGMTLDEAGHLYLTGRGVLVFDRTGRHLGTLEVPERWVANVCFGGRDRKTLFITASTGLYAVELRHRGANPGK; this is encoded by the coding sequence ATGAAAACGTTCACCTGGCTGATCTGCTCGCTGTGTGCGGTGACCTTGCACGCTCAAGTGCCGGCCGGTCTGGAGGCCGTGTTGGCCCCGGACGCCAAAGTGCGCAAGCTGGCCGATGGCTTTCAGTTCACCGAGGGTCCCACCGCGGACGCCGAGGGGAACGTGTTTTTCACCGACCAACCCAACAACCGGATCCTGAAATGGAGCGTGGACGGGCAGTTGTCCACGTTTCTCCAGCCGGCAGGTCGGGCCAACGGGATGTGCTTCGATCGCCAGGGACGCCTCATTGCCTGTGCCGATGAAACCAATGCCCTGTGGAGGATTGACGTGGCCACGCGACGAATCGAGGTGCTGGCCTGGCAGTTTGAAGGCCGTCCGTTGAACGGACCCAACGATGTTTGGGTGGCACCCAATGGGGACCTTTATTTTACCGACCCGTATTACCAGCGCCCCTGGTGGAAGCACAAGGAACCGCCTCAACCCGGGCAACACGTTTACCGGTTGAGCGCCGACGGCCGCTCGCTCACCCGCGTGGCCGATGATCTGCAGCAGCCCAACGGCATCATCGGTTCGCCCGACGGCAGGACGTTGTATGTGGCCGACATCCGTGCGGGCCGCACGTGGGCCTATGACATTCGTCCGGACGGTTCGCTGGCCGGCAAACGGCTCTTTTGCGAGGCGGGTTCGGACGGGATGACCCTGGACGAGGCCGGCCACCTCTACCTAACCGGACGGGGCGTGTTGGTGTTCGATCGGACGGGCCGGCATCTGGGGACCCTTGAGGTGCCGGAACGCTGGGTGGCCAACGTCTGCTTTGGCGGGCGGGATCGGAAGACCCTTTTCATCACGGCCAGCACCGGCCTGTACGCCGTCGAATTGCGTCATCGCGGGGCCAACCCGGGCAAATAA
- the rplS gene encoding 50S ribosomal protein L19, which translates to MNQALLDKIESEQFRKDKPDFAVGDTVRVHTRVVEGDKERIQVFTGVVIARRGRGLNETFTVRRISYGEGVERVFPLHSPRIEKIEVERRGKVRRAKLTYLRKRVGRTALLVPEKESPAQQAQKSGAKSKAAPKGEEQAGGNPPASS; encoded by the coding sequence ATGAACCAGGCATTGTTGGACAAGATCGAGTCGGAACAGTTCCGCAAGGACAAACCGGACTTTGCGGTCGGCGACACCGTGCGGGTGCACACCCGCGTGGTGGAGGGTGACAAGGAACGCATTCAGGTCTTCACCGGCGTGGTGATTGCGCGCCGCGGCCGGGGTCTGAACGAGACCTTTACCGTGCGCCGCATCAGCTACGGTGAAGGCGTGGAACGGGTGTTCCCCCTGCACTCGCCCCGGATCGAGAAGATCGAGGTGGAGCGCCGTGGCAAGGTGCGCCGCGCCAAGCTCACCTATCTGCGCAAGCGCGTCGGCCGTACCGCCCTGCTGGTGCCCGAGAAGGAGTCACCCGCCCAACAAGCTCAAAAGTCCGGGGCAAAGTCCAAAGCGGCCCCGAAAGGTGAGGAGCAAGCCGGAGGGAATCCGCCGGCTTCGTCCTGA
- the trmD gene encoding tRNA (guanosine(37)-N1)-methyltransferase TrmD produces MRIDVLTLFPGMFTGPMDESILKRARATGKLDLRIYNLRDFTHDRHRTVDDRPFGGGPGMVLKPEPIFEAVETLKAEGDPPWVILLSPAGRVFHQGIARELAQRPRLLLICGSYEGVDERVREALVDDELSIGDYVLTNGALPAMVIIDAVTRLLPGVLGDEESAVDESFSRGLLEYPQYTRPAEFRGMRVPEVLLSGNHAAIAQWRAEQARRRTAERRPDLWARWLREHPGAGSPADPEARPPDSTGSARANPGDTGENTR; encoded by the coding sequence ATGCGGATTGATGTGCTGACGTTGTTCCCGGGGATGTTCACCGGCCCGATGGATGAAAGCATTTTGAAACGGGCCCGGGCGACGGGGAAGTTGGACCTGCGGATTTATAATCTGCGGGACTTCACCCACGACCGGCACCGCACCGTGGACGATCGCCCCTTTGGCGGGGGCCCGGGCATGGTGCTGAAGCCCGAACCGATCTTTGAAGCTGTGGAGACGTTGAAGGCGGAGGGCGATCCGCCGTGGGTGATTCTGTTGTCGCCCGCCGGTCGGGTCTTTCATCAGGGCATCGCACGCGAACTGGCCCAACGCCCGCGTCTGCTGCTCATCTGCGGCAGCTACGAGGGTGTGGACGAGCGGGTGCGCGAGGCCCTGGTGGACGACGAACTGTCCATCGGCGACTATGTGCTCACCAACGGCGCGTTGCCGGCCATGGTGATTATTGACGCCGTGACGCGTCTGCTGCCGGGCGTGCTGGGCGACGAGGAAAGCGCCGTGGACGAATCGTTCAGCCGGGGTTTGCTGGAGTATCCGCAGTACACCCGGCCGGCCGAGTTCCGCGGGATGCGGGTCCCGGAGGTGCTGCTCTCCGGCAACCACGCCGCCATCGCACAATGGCGGGCCGAACAGGCGCGACGCCGCACGGCTGAACGCCGGCCCGACCTGTGGGCGCGTTGGTTGCGGGAGCATCCCGGGGCCGGCTCACCGGCAGATCCGGAGGCACGGCCCCCGGATTCCACCGGCAGCGCCCGGGCCAATCCCGGTGACACCGGGGAAAACACCCGCTAG
- a CDS encoding KH domain-containing protein: MEAFLDYVIKGLVSRPEAVSIRSVRRGGTVVYEVRVDPADMGKVIGKNGVTINAIRSLVLAGGGKRGQHCVVEVSEAGRR; encoded by the coding sequence ATGGAAGCCTTTCTGGACTATGTGATCAAGGGACTGGTCTCGCGGCCGGAGGCGGTTTCCATCCGCTCGGTGCGCCGCGGGGGAACCGTGGTCTACGAGGTCCGGGTGGACCCGGCGGACATGGGCAAGGTGATCGGCAAGAACGGCGTCACCATCAACGCCATCCGGTCGCTGGTTCTGGCCGGCGGAGGCAAACGCGGCCAGCATTGCGTGGTGGAGGTCAGCGAGGCGGGCAGGCGTTAG
- the rpsP gene encoding 30S ribosomal protein S16, translated as MVRIRLKRVGAKNKPFYRIVVADSRARRDGKCLDEIGTYNPLAKGENVTLDLQKVDLWLSRGAQPTETVASFIRRLRSAAGAAKAQAA; from the coding sequence ATGGTTAGGATCCGGTTAAAGCGCGTAGGGGCCAAGAACAAGCCCTTTTACCGCATCGTGGTGGCGGACAGCCGTGCGCGGCGCGACGGCAAGTGCCTGGACGAGATCGGCACGTACAACCCCCTGGCCAAGGGGGAAAACGTGACCTTGGACCTGCAAAAGGTGGATCTCTGGCTGAGCCGCGGCGCGCAGCCGACGGAGACGGTTGCCAGTTTCATTCGTCGCCTGCGCAGTGCCGCCGGAGCCGCCAAAGCTCAGGCCGCCTAG